A portion of the Anoxybacillus gonensis genome contains these proteins:
- the asnS gene encoding asparagine--tRNA ligase: MKTTIAEVHKYVGQEVTIGAWLANKRSSGKIAFLQLRDGTGFIQGVVEKAQVSEDVFQAAKSITQESSLYVTGVVREDARSPFGYELSVTNIELIHMAVDYPITPKEHGIEFLMDHRHLWLRSKRQHAIMKIRNEVIRATYEFFNENGFVKVDPPILTGSAPEGTTELFHTKYFDEDAYLSQSGQLYMEAAAMALGKVFSFGPTFRAEKSKTRRHLIEFWMIEPEMAFYQFEDNLQVQEQYVSHIVQSVLKHCQLELKTLGRDTSKLENVKPPFARITYDEAIQLLHEKGFDDIQWGDDFGAPHETAIAESFDKPVFITHYPTTLKPFYMQPDPNRPEVVLCADLIAPEGYGEIIGGSERIHDYDLLKQRLEEHQLSLDAYKWYLELRQYGSVPHSGFGLGLERTIAWICGVEHVRETIPFPRLLNRLYP; this comes from the coding sequence GTGAAAACGACGATTGCAGAAGTACATAAATATGTAGGTCAAGAAGTAACGATTGGGGCTTGGCTTGCGAACAAACGGTCAAGCGGAAAAATTGCCTTTTTACAATTGCGCGATGGCACAGGCTTTATTCAAGGAGTTGTGGAAAAAGCGCAAGTGAGCGAAGACGTCTTTCAAGCGGCAAAAAGCATAACGCAAGAAAGTTCGCTCTATGTCACGGGTGTTGTGCGTGAAGATGCACGTTCGCCGTTCGGATACGAGCTTTCTGTCACAAACATTGAACTTATTCATATGGCTGTTGATTATCCGATTACACCAAAAGAACACGGGATCGAGTTTTTAATGGATCACCGTCATTTATGGCTTCGTTCGAAACGTCAACATGCGATTATGAAAATTCGCAACGAAGTCATTCGGGCAACGTATGAATTTTTCAATGAAAATGGCTTTGTCAAAGTCGATCCACCAATTTTAACAGGAAGCGCGCCAGAAGGAACGACAGAATTGTTCCATACGAAATATTTTGATGAAGATGCATACCTTTCTCAAAGTGGCCAGCTATATATGGAAGCAGCGGCGATGGCACTTGGCAAAGTGTTTTCGTTCGGTCCAACGTTCCGTGCTGAAAAATCAAAAACGCGTCGCCATTTAATCGAGTTTTGGATGATCGAGCCGGAAATGGCATTTTACCAATTCGAAGATAACTTACAAGTACAAGAACAATACGTATCCCATATTGTACAGTCGGTGTTAAAACATTGTCAGCTAGAGCTAAAAACGCTCGGTCGTGATACGTCTAAATTGGAAAATGTAAAGCCGCCATTTGCGCGCATTACGTATGATGAAGCGATTCAGCTTCTCCATGAAAAAGGATTTGACGACATTCAATGGGGCGATGACTTCGGTGCTCCACATGAAACGGCGATTGCAGAAAGCTTTGATAAACCGGTATTTATTACACATTATCCAACGACATTAAAGCCGTTTTACATGCAGCCGGATCCGAATCGTCCTGAAGTTGTTCTTTGCGCCGATTTAATTGCTCCAGAAGGATATGGAGAAATTATCGGCGGTTCAGAGCGCATTCATGATTACGATTTATTAAAGCAACGGTTAGAAGAACATCAACTATCGCTCGATGCGTATAAATGGTATTTAGAGCTTCGTCAATACGGCTCTGTGCCGCATTCTGGTTTCGGATTAGGTCTTGAGCGAACAATCGCGTGGATTTGCGGCGTCGAACACGTTCGTGAAACGATTCCGTTCCCGCGTTTATTAAATCGTTTATATCCATAA